TGATGAGTGAGATTATATTAGCGAGTATCTTTGTTTTCCTGGTAGTCACAACCTATGTGTataattgaaattatttcttttttttgtcatttaaattttgcattctaattcttaagtgtttttaattgtgtgaatatatttgttgCTCCCACAAAACAGAATATTCGTATCGAGGTCAACATATGCAGAGGCAATGACCACTGAGTGACAAGGTTTGGTGGGTTTTCACGTTACAGCTGCACCACaactttattgtttgtttctgaaTCAGAATCCTCTCAGCAACCCCACTTCATCTGTCAAATACTCCATGgggacaaaaaagagagaaagcatttgTAGTCTTGTTGTTGTTGCAAAACTccaatcttttctttctggcaGATCAACTACTTAAGTAAAACTCACATCGCTAAAGGAATAGTTAAGGGTTTCACACTAAATAAAATACtctaagaatttatttctctcagCATCTCTTTCTTCACTTTCCAACTCATATTTCTTCATGGCCACAAAATATCGAATAAAAGTTTCCCCTAGAGCCTGTCTCAGACATTGATCTTCCTCCAGTGCCATGAGGGCATCTTCTAGTTTCAAAGGGATCTCAGAAAGTTTGGACTGATGGAGGTCTGTGCTATCCTCTGGAGCAGCCAAAACACCATCGTTTCTTTGAAGTCCATCCAAGCCTGCAGCCACAGTGGCAGCCAGCACCAGGTAAGGGTTTGCCGTGGCTGAGCCcagtttattttctattctgGTGCCTCTCTCACCATGGCACTTGATATTAAAAGCACAGCTGTTATCGTTGTACGCCCACGTTGTCGGCACActctccttcaggtctttactcTCCTTGAAATAGCGCCTCCGGCAGCTAGCATCAGGAGCCATCAAGCAGCTGAGAGCAGCAGAGTGCCTCAAGAGACCTGCCAGCCATTTTCTCCCAGTGATCGTGAGCTGCTCAATTCCAGAACTGCTACAgaacatgtttttctttccatcGACATCCCAGAGACTATGAGACAAAATTCCTGAATTGCAGAATCCAGTCTCGATGAAAAAGCTGGTGATGTAATTATATTTCCTTGCCACTTCTTTGACAGCTGTTCTAAAGGTAAATGCATTATCAGCTGAACTGATACCGAATTCGGGCAGAAAGCAGATTTCCATCTGGCCAGGCCTGGTAGAGGAGGAAAAGCTCTCAACATTAGCCCCAGTGTGATACAAACCATCCACGAGTTCCTGGATGAAGGGCTGGTCATGATCATTTAGCAGTGCTGAAGCAGGAAGAGATATGGTCTTTGAATTGATAATTTCAGGTACaccaaaaatgcaaaaatcataGATGAAGGCAGAGAACAGGGAGAAGCCAGAGTCCTGCAGCCGGCTCAGCTGCCTCTTTGCGATGTGCCTTGGGGAAGTCAGCAGAGGCTCGCCAGTCACAGTGAACGTGTCACAGATCACCCTTGCAGTCCTCTCGGCCCACGGCAAAACTCTGAAGGTCGATAGCTCTGGCATCAGGACTATGTCACTATTAAAACATGTTGCTCTTATGTGATCCACTTCATTGTCCTTAGGATTTGGTATCAATTCAAGATAACCTCGGGGCATGTAAACGCCATGGATCACTTTTTC
The genomic region above belongs to Physeter macrocephalus isolate SW-GA chromosome 10, ASM283717v5, whole genome shotgun sequence and contains:
- the LGSN gene encoding lengsin: MCEMNDEVDLLKEDTRDEGNETKASRMSKLRKTRKEVTKLHIFSTEIGEVDIANSKERIRNQMVCHKLEDTNKPVMGPGSAESHLPEDDKDSKDQTIVIKPLPLKTSASTPGGEFHPNSSYTDNNRDSTQIPTAPELSSRMKHIKQEMAQNHLQFVRFEATDLHGVSRSKSIPAHFFQEKVIHGVYMPRGYLELIPNPKDNEVDHIRATCFNSDIVLMPELSTFRVLPWAERTARVICDTFTVTGEPLLTSPRHIAKRQLSRLQDSGFSLFSAFIYDFCIFGVPEIINSKTISLPASALLNDHDQPFIQELVDGLYHTGANVESFSSSTRPGQMEICFLPEFGISSADNAFTFRTAVKEVARKYNYITSFFIETGFCNSGILSHSLWDVDGKKNMFCSSSGIEQLTITGRKWLAGLLRHSAALSCLMAPDASCRRRYFKESKDLKESVPTTWAYNDNSCAFNIKCHGERGTRIENKLGSATANPYLVLAATVAAGLDGLQRNDGVLAAPEDSTDLHQSKLSEIPLKLEDALMALEEDQCLRQALGETFIRYFVAMKKYELESEERDAERNKFLEYFI